In Magnetococcales bacterium, the sequence TCCAGGGCTTCCGCCAGGCTTTCCGCCTGTAAGGCATTTTCCAATCCCGTCACAGCCAGATCGATATCCGATCCCGCATGAAAGCTGCCTTTGGCTCGGGAACCGTAGAGAATCACTTCCCGAATGGTAGCGAACTCCGAGAAGAGACGTTTCATAGTCTCCATCTCCGTTGTGGTCAATCCCGTATTATTCATTTTCCAAGATCGTGTTCATAAAAAAAGTATGCAATCGATCAAATGCCGGAAAATAACGAGTATTCAGAGTTTGCAGGAGGGTATCGAACACTTTGTGGTCGTAGGTATGGGAAAGAAGATTGCGATGCAGCATCATATCGATCCAGATTTGGGCATCGTCGAGCATGCGGGCCGCGAAGGCCTCCTTGATGACCTGACGCGGTGTTACAGGGGCAATGACCAGGCCA encodes:
- a CDS encoding nucleotidyltransferase domain-containing protein, with amino-acid sequence MNNTGLTTTEMETMKRLFSEFATIREVILYGSRAKGSFHAGSDIDLAVTGLENALQAESLAEALEELPLPYRFDVRSYEMIGNAALRDHIDRVGIVLYRRDHQPNPTT
- a CDS encoding nucleotidyltransferase substrate binding protein produces the protein MNPDIRWRHRFRNFDRAFLLLREIQERDLEQLSQLEKEGAVQRFERAFELAWKTLKDFLEENGLVIAPVTPRQVIKEAFAARMLDDAQIWIDMMLHRNLLSHTYDHKVFDTLLQTLNTRYFPAFDRLHTFFMNTILENE